The Mesorhizobium sp. INR15 region GAAAATCGGCGAGAAACACTTCGCCGTGCGCGGCACGCCGACCGATTGCGTCATCATGGGTGTCAAGAAGATCCTGCCCGGTATGCCGGACCTGATCCTCTCCGGCATCAATTCGGGCGCCAACATCGCCGATGATGTCACTTATTCAGGCACGGTCGCCGGCGCCATGGAGGGCACGCTGCTCGGCGTGCGCTCGATCGCGATCAGCCAGGCCTACAGTTACGTCGGCGAGGATCGCGTTGTTCCCTACGAGACGACCGAGGCGTTGGCGCCGGCATTGCTCAAGAAGCTGGTCGCCATGCCGCTACCCGAGGGCGTGCTGCTCAATGTCAATTTCCCCAACTGCTTGCCTGATGAGGTTGCCGGGACGGTGGTCACCTCGCAAGGCAAGCTGATCCACAGCCTGTGGGTTGATGAGCGCCGCGACGGCCGTGGCCTGCCTTATTACTGGCTGCGTTTCGGCCGCGAGCCGGTCGAAGGCAAGCAAGGCACCGACCTCCACGCCCTGCGCAACAGGCTGGTGTCGGTGACGCCGCTGCATCTCGACCTCACGGCCTATGAAATCCGGGACCAATTGACCAAGGCGCTCTCATGAACCTGCCGATCGATGACCGCGAAGGCTTTGCCGCCTTCCTGCTCCGCCTGCGCGGCAGGGGCTCGGTGCCGAAGGCGCTGATCGCGGCCTTCGAGGCGACGCCACGGCGTGGCTTTCTCGCTGGTGCGCTGCATCCGATCGCCTGGTCAGACCGCATGCTGCCGATTGAATGCGGCGAGGCGATCGAAGGTGCCGACCTGCAAGCAGCCGTCATCGCGGCACTTGCCATCGAACCGACCAACCGCGTGCTCGAGATCGGCACCGGCTCCGGCTACACGGCGGCGGTGATGTCGCGGCTGGCGACACGCGTTGTCACCGTCGATCGCTACAAGACGCTTGTGGAGCAGGCCAGGCAGCGCTTCGAGGCAATCGGCATCGGCAATGTCATCGCGCGCCAGGCCGACGGCTCCGGCGGCTTGCCAAACGAAGGACCGTTCGATCGCATCGTTGCCTGGGCCGCCTTCGACAGCCTGCCGCGCTTCCTGCTCGATCAATTGTCGAGCGGCGGTATCGTCATCGCACCGATCGGACCCGAGGAGGGCGAACAGGTGCTGGCCAAGCTGACCAAGGTCGGCAGCCGCTTCGAGCGCGAGGATATCGGCCTTGTGCGCCTGCAACCGATCCTGCGCAGCGTGGCCGCCGTCATCTAATCGCTCCGCTTGCTCAATGCCGCCTTTGAGCGGTCTTGAGCTCCTGTGCCGGCAACCGGAACGAATGTGTTCGGCCCGGTTTGGCATTAACCAGCGGCCTTCTCCAAGAACTCTCAAATGTTTTAAGAAAATTTTCGTCGGATTCTAACGGGTTAACCGACCAGTAACATTAACGCGCTTTAATCGAGCCTAGTTTGTACCGGGTATGTGCGGGTTAGTGCGATGCAACTCAGTGTTTTGAAGAACAACGGTCGCAATCTGGCGCGAGGCTGCGCCATACTGATGGTTGCGGGTGCTGCTGCGGGATGCAGTTCCCAAGCTTCACGTTTCAATGGTGTCGACGACGTCTTCACCTCCTCGACCAACAATCAGCGCAACATCATCAACAAGCAGGACACCGCGCAGCCCTATCCGGGCGACGTTTCGGCGGCCCCGCTCGATGGCGCCCATACGCAGTCGGTGAGCCGCTCCAGTCTCGAGCCGGTTTCGGTTCGGCAGCTGCCGCCTGTTGCCCAGTCGCAGCCGGCTCCGGCTCTCGCACCTGCCGCCAATCCGGTCCGCACCGCGTCGGCGCCGGCTCTGGTTCGTCCGGCGCCTCATGTCGACAGGACGACAACCGGCACCGTTGCGCCCGCCGCGAAGCCCTTCAAGGATGCACAGCCCGACGCGCCGAAGATGGCGACGGCTGGTACGCCGCGCGCCACCGAGATCGTCGTCAGGGACGGCGAGACGATTTCCGCTCTGGCACAGCACTACAAGGTGCCGGCCGACGTGATCATGAAGGTCAACGGCCTGAGTGCAACCAAGGGGCTGAAGACGGGCCAGAAGCTGGTCATCCCGGCCTATGCCTATTCCAGCAAGGATGCCGCATCAGCTCCGAAGGTCGCAGATGCCAAGCCCGCGAACGGCAAGCATGACCAGCCGGCTACCGCGCCGGAAAAAGTGGCCGTGCTGCCGCAGCAGCCCAAACTTAAGGAAGGCAAGTCCGCCGCGCAGGTGGACACGTCTGCCGCTGCAAATCAGCCGAAGAACGCGAAGGTTGCCGCCGCTGCGCCCAGGGCGGCTGCCGGGACGTACACGGTCCAGTCGGGAGACACATTGTCCTCCATTGCCAGGAAGACCGGCGTCGGCGCCGTTGCCATCAAACAGGCGAACGGCATGAAGGACGGAATTCTGAAGATCGGCCAGACGCTCAAGGTGCCGGCCGGCGGAACCGCGACTGTTGCCAGCGCCAAGCCGGCAAAGGTCGATCCGGTGACCACGGCCACCACGCAGCCAGCGGCCAAGCCGACGGAAACGCTGGCCTCCTACACGCCGCCGAAGAAGGACGCGAAGGTCATCGCGGCGGCCGAGGACGATGATGCCGTGGCGCCGAATGCCACCGGTATCAGCAAGATGCGCTGGCCGGTGCGTGGCCGCGTAATTTCCGGCTTTGGCGGCGGCAAGGACGGTGTCGACATCGCGGTGCCGTCAGGCACGCCGGTCAAGGCAGCCGAGAACGGTGTCGTCATCTACGCCGGCGACGGCCTCAAGGAATTCGGCAACACGGTGCTGGTGCGCCACGAGAATGGATTGGTCACCGTCTACGGCCACGCCAGCTCGATCGAGGTGCAGCGCGGCCAGAAGGTCAAGCGCGGCCAGGAGA contains the following coding sequences:
- the surE gene encoding 5'/3'-nucleotidase SurE, which produces MRILLTNDDGIHAEGLASLERVARTLSDDVWVVAPEQDQSGYAHSLSISEPLRLRKIGEKHFAVRGTPTDCVIMGVKKILPGMPDLILSGINSGANIADDVTYSGTVAGAMEGTLLGVRSIAISQAYSYVGEDRVVPYETTEALAPALLKKLVAMPLPEGVLLNVNFPNCLPDEVAGTVVTSQGKLIHSLWVDERRDGRGLPYYWLRFGREPVEGKQGTDLHALRNRLVSVTPLHLDLTAYEIRDQLTKALS
- a CDS encoding protein-L-isoaspartate(D-aspartate) O-methyltransferase produces the protein MNLPIDDREGFAAFLLRLRGRGSVPKALIAAFEATPRRGFLAGALHPIAWSDRMLPIECGEAIEGADLQAAVIAALAIEPTNRVLEIGTGSGYTAAVMSRLATRVVTVDRYKTLVEQARQRFEAIGIGNVIARQADGSGGLPNEGPFDRIVAWAAFDSLPRFLLDQLSSGGIVIAPIGPEEGEQVLAKLTKVGSRFEREDIGLVRLQPILRSVAAVI
- a CDS encoding LysM peptidoglycan-binding domain-containing M23 family metallopeptidase, which gives rise to MQLSVLKNNGRNLARGCAILMVAGAAAGCSSQASRFNGVDDVFTSSTNNQRNIINKQDTAQPYPGDVSAAPLDGAHTQSVSRSSLEPVSVRQLPPVAQSQPAPALAPAANPVRTASAPALVRPAPHVDRTTTGTVAPAAKPFKDAQPDAPKMATAGTPRATEIVVRDGETISALAQHYKVPADVIMKVNGLSATKGLKTGQKLVIPAYAYSSKDAASAPKVADAKPANGKHDQPATAPEKVAVLPQQPKLKEGKSAAQVDTSAAANQPKNAKVAAAAPRAAAGTYTVQSGDTLSSIARKTGVGAVAIKQANGMKDGILKIGQTLKVPAGGTATVASAKPAKVDPVTTATTQPAAKPTETLASYTPPKKDAKVIAAAEDDDAVAPNATGISKMRWPVRGRVISGFGGGKDGVDIAVPSGTPVKAAENGVVIYAGDGLKEFGNTVLVRHENGLVTVYGHASSIEVQRGQKVKRGQEIALSGMSGTTDSPKLHFEVRKNSAPVDPSGYLE